The segment GAGGTCCTTCTGCGCCTGCGAGCCTAACAGAGACGGGAGCCAGACGAGGGTGCGCGCGCTGCCCCGGTCGGTCCGGAATCCTTCCAGCCTGGCCAGGCCGTCCTTGGGTCCGCGGTTTTCCCGGTCAATCGGGTAGCCCACCACCAACTTCCATTCCTCGCCGTGCTCCTCCAGGGTGTCGTAGCCGGCTTCCCTGACGTTTTGAAAGAAGATTTTGCAGCGCCGGTCGGTGCCCCGCCACCGGAACTTGTGCTCGACCCACAGGTCGTCGCCCGCGGCAATGCCCAGTTGCTCGAAAAGCGTCGATTTCAGGAGCCGGATCCGGTTGCCGAAGTTGTCCTGCGTCTCCGCTTTGGCGAGGATCGCCTCCACGTCGACTCCGGTGAGCTGGATGGAAATGACGTGCTGGGCGCTGCCCTCGCTTATCTTGATCTGGCCCACCTGGCCCGCCCATTTACGGACCTTCTTGAGCACGATGTTGGCTTCCTGCCCGGGGATCGGGCTCTTGATCGTGCCGTGGTTAAGCGCGGCCAGGCGGGCCGGCGTCAGGTTCTTCAACGAGTCCACCTCCGGCGCGAGTGCGGCCAGCAGCAAGGTTTTGATTAACCGGTCGTCGTTGCGTAGCGCTTCCCGTTTGGGATCACGGTAATCGAGCTTTTCCGCCTCTTCGAACGTCAGGCCATTATCATCCTCCAGCATCGGCCGGAGCTGCTGGCGGTAGAGGCGGTGCGCGGTGTCGAAGTGGCGTTTCATGTCCGAGCTGAACGCTTCATCGCCCTGGGCAATCTCGTCATAGAGATCGCCGACCGGCACCAGTTCGCCCAGCTGCAGCGTGTCGTTCTGGTCGACGAGCAACTGCAGCATGATCTTGAGCGCGGTGCGCTCGCGCTGGAGCAGAGAGGAGACGGCCACTAACGTTTCCACGAGCGCCGGGCTGAACGGGTAAAGCCTGCGAAAGGCTTGCTGGTCCGAATGGCGCGTGAGCAGCACGTTCATCACCTCCGTTCGAATGTGTTTGGTCCGCTCAAACTCCGCGTCGATTTCTGCCTTCGCCTCGGGCGATTTCGGCAGCAGCACGCGCTGCTCGGCGATGAAGGGGAGGTTGGCGTCTTCCAGCTGGATCGTGTTGAAGCGGCCTTCCCAGAACTTGAGTTGGTCGGCAAAATTCAGGCTCTGCGCCCCGGTGACGTTCTGGCCGATCAACTCGCGCAGGT is part of the Verrucomicrobiota bacterium genome and harbors:
- a CDS encoding phage resistance protein produces the protein MTLIRDLIELPEQVTRGDFVYALGSGVKDAEGTVRSYVVTPHLVEHFDEALTFIKGALDTGKSRGTYLHGSFGSGKSHFMGVLNLLLQGELNARSIPKLAGVVTRHDAWLAGKKFLMVPYHMIGATSLENAIFSGYVQHLRERHPDAPTPAVFRSQELVNNADRLRRQMGDDAFFAELNKNKGTGGTDARWGALAAGWTVASYERAKAAGPGTEDYRRLTGDLIDVFFPSIRREGEFVPIDEGLSVISRHAKSLGYDALILFLDEMILWLASKAGDHQFLTSEVPKVSKLAEPDRNPRPAPIISFIARQRDLRELIGQNVTGAQSLNFADQLKFWEGRFNTIQLEDANLPFIAEQRVLLPKSPEAKAEIDAEFERTKHIRTEVMNVLLTRHSDQQAFRRLYPFSPALVETLVAVSSLLQRERTALKIMLQLLVDQNDTLQLGELVPVGDLYDEIAQGDEAFSSDMKRHFDTAHRLYRQQLRPMLEDDNGLTFEEAEKLDYRDPKREALRNDDRLIKTLLLAALAPEVDSLKNLTPARLAALNHGTIKSPIPGQEANIVLKKVRKWAGQVGQIKISEGSAQHVISIQLTGVDVEAILAKAETQDNFGNRIRLLKSTLFEQLGIAAGDDLWVEHKFRWRGTDRRCKIFFQNVREAGYDTLEEHGEEWKLVVGYPIDRENRGPKDGLARLEGFRTDRGSARTLVWLPSLLGSQAQKDL